The Methylocella tundrae genome contains the following window.
GGGCACGCATGTTGTGGTGACGGTTGCGGCGGAGCAGGCGGGCCTGGCGCTGTCGGCGATCGGGGATCTTGACGATGATCTGACGGTGAGTTCGGTCGGCTCGCATATGGAGCTTTACAAGGAGGTTGGACTTCCGGCGGATGTTGCGCGGCGGTTCGGTCTTTCGCGGATGAGCGGGACGCATGGCGTCGGGCATACGCGGATGGCGACGGAATCGGCGGTGACGACGGCTGGGGCGCATCCATTTTCGACGGGCAAGGACCAGTGCCTTGTGCACAATGGCTCGCTTTCGAACCACAATGAGCTGCGCCGCCGGCTGACGCGCGAGGGGATTTCGTTTGCGACGGAGAATGATTCGGAAGTCGCCGCCGGCTATCTGTCGTGGCGTCTTGCGCAGGGGGAAAGCCTTGGCGGCGCGCTTGAAGCCTCGCTGAAGGATCTCGACGGCTTCTACACTTTCGTGGTCGGCACCGACACGGGCTTTGGCGTGTTGCGCGATCCGATCGGCTGCAAGCACGCGGTGATGGCGGAGACCGAGCAATATGTCGCGTTCGGCACCGAATATCGCGCTCTGAGCCGCCTGCCGGGCATCGAAAACGCCCGCGTCTTCGAGCCCAATCCCGCCACCGTCTATTTCTGGGACCGCGCCGCATGACCACTCAATTTTCAGCGAAAGCGGTCGACCTCGCCGCGACTTCGGTGCGTGAACTCAACGCCGCCCTTCACGCGATCAGGGAAGGCGGCAATGTCGCGCGCTGGCAGGTTCTCAATCCGCGCGGCGTGCACGCCGTGGCGGCCGGCGTCGACGCCGACGTGACGATCGAGATCGACGGCGACGTCGGCTATTACTGCGCCGGCATGAACAAGCGCGCGACGGTGATCGTCAACGGCAGCGCCGGGCTTGGCCTTGGCGAGAATATGATGTCGGGCCTCATCTATGTGAAGGGCGACGCCAGCCAGGCGGCGGGCGCGACGGCGCATGGCGGCGCCATCGTCATCGAGGGCAACGCTTCGGGGCGCTGCGGCATTTCGATGAAGGGGGTCGACATTATCGTCAAGGGCTCGATCGGGCCGATGTCCGCCTTCATGGCGCAGGCGGGGACGCTCGCCGTGTTTGGCGACGCCGGCGACGCGCTCGGCGATTCGATCTATGAGGCGAAGCTTTATGTGCGCGGCGCGGTGAAGAGCCTTGGCGCGGACTGCGTCGAAAAGCCGATGGACGACATGCATCGCGCCGAGCTCTACGCGACGCTGGAGCGGGCGGGCGCGGCGGGCGAAGTCGACGTCGGCGAGTTCAGGCGCTACGGCTCGGCGCGCGCGCTCTACCATTTCCATGTCGACAATGCGGGGGCCTATTGATGAACGATCAGATTCGTATCCCGCGCACCTTGCCGCGCTATTCGGCGACGTTCGATCCGCAGACGATGTCGGAGATCCGGCGCGCGGCGGCGACGGGCATTTACGACATCCGCGGCGGCGGCGCCAAAC
Protein-coding sequences here:
- a CDS encoding protein glxC, which encodes MTTQFSAKAVDLAATSVRELNAALHAIREGGNVARWQVLNPRGVHAVAAGVDADVTIEIDGDVGYYCAGMNKRATVIVNGSAGLGLGENMMSGLIYVKGDASQAAGATAHGGAIVIEGNASGRCGISMKGVDIIVKGSIGPMSAFMAQAGTLAVFGDAGDALGDSIYEAKLYVRGAVKSLGADCVEKPMDDMHRAELYATLERAGAAGEVDVGEFRRYGSARALYHFHVDNAGAY
- a CDS encoding class II glutamine amidotransferase encodes the protein MCGIVGLFLKDPSLEPDLGRHLAVMLETMTARGPDSAGFAIYGDGSPERIKITLRAGRLFDAGALAVSLASALDGEVDVVARGTHVVVTVAAEQAGLALSAIGDLDDDLTVSSVGSHMELYKEVGLPADVARRFGLSRMSGTHGVGHTRMATESAVTTAGAHPFSTGKDQCLVHNGSLSNHNELRRRLTREGISFATENDSEVAAGYLSWRLAQGESLGGALEASLKDLDGFYTFVVGTDTGFGVLRDPIGCKHAVMAETEQYVAFGTEYRALSRLPGIENARVFEPNPATVYFWDRAA